Within Flavobacteriales bacterium, the genomic segment ACCCGGACAACAAATTGCCATTGTAGGTCCCTCCGGTGCAGGTAAATCCACCATTGCATCCATGTTGCTGAGGTTTTATTCACCCGTTAAGGGTGATGTGTATTTCGATGGCAAAAAGGCGTCGGAATACGATTTAAGTTCACTTCGTGATCAGATGGCGATTGTTCCTCAGGAGGTCATTCTCTTCGGCGGAACCATTCGCGAAAACATTGCTTACGGAAAACCGGGAGCGAGCGACGAAGAAATTATGCGTGCTGCAGAAAAAGCCAATGCCTGGGAATTCATTCAGAAATTCCCCGAAAAATTAGATACGGTAGTGGGCGATAGGGGCGTGCAGTTATCGGGCGGACAACGCCAGCGTATTGCCATTGCTCGTGCCGTATTAAAAGATCCTTCCATTCTAATTCTCGACGAAGCCACCAGTTCCCTCGATTCGGAAAGTGAACGTTTGGTGCAGGATGCGCTTGAAAAATTAATGCAGGGCAGAACTTCATTTGTTATTGCACATCGTTTATCCACCGTACAACGCTCCGATCAAATTCTTGTTGTAGAAGACGGCTCCATTCGCGAATCCGGCAAACACGACGAGTTACTCAATATGGAAAATGGTCTCTACAGCAAGCTAAGCCGTATGCAGGGGATGTTGAGTTGAAATGAATTTTTTTCTTTTCATTTTTTTCTCAAATCAACTCAATACAAAACTTAGTGAAATTTATTTCCCTTCGTGCCTCCATGATATTTCCCACCCGGCAATCCTCCGATTCCACACTTCACTCCGAATTACGCAAAGTATACACTACCATTTCATCACTCTTTTTTTCCAACTACCTTTTTACCCACTACCAACTACCCACTACCAACTACCCACTACCAACTACCCACTACCAACTTCCCACTTCCCACTTCCCACTACCCACTACCCACTACCCACTACCAACTACCCACTACCAACTTCCCACTTCCCACTTCCCACTTCCCACTTCCCACTTCCCACTTTCCACTTCCCACTTCCCACTTCCCACTTCCCACTTCCCACTTCCCACTTCCCACTACCCCTTAGAAAAAGCACTCTCATAACGGGCAATCCAATCCTTGGGCGACATTTTTTTCGCTAGCTCTGCGATAAGATCATAAGGAATGTCCTCTGTTTTTTTAAAACGGATGCAGCTTTTTCCCATATCAAGTTTTTTGCTGGAAGCTTTTGCAAATTCAGATTGAAACCAATGCAGCAATTTTTCATCTGCATAAATTCCCATGTGATATATGGCGATGAAATTTTTTTGCGAAGCGATACTTAAAAAAGGTAAAGCCTGTTTAGGATCGCAATGATATCCCTTGGGATATAATTTATGCGGTACTACCCAACCCGGCATACCGTACGACATCGATTCTTCAAATCCTTTCGGAAGATTTTTATTGATGAGCGTTCTTAGTTTATTCATGGCATCCCGGCGATCTTCAGGGAGGTCCTTAAAATATTGGTCGGGAGTAGACGCTTTGGAAATCATAGGATTACTTTTTCTAAAAATAAAAAAAATTAAGTATTCATCTCTTTTATTATATTTAAAACATGGGCTACATCATCAGGCGAACCGGATTGTTTTTTATGCTGCTGATTTCGGTTGCATCCGCTGCATCCACACTGGATTCGCTTGCCCGTGAGTTGGAGCAACATCCTGATGCAGATACCACCCGCGTAAAAATTTTGCATGAATTGAGCAGGGGCTGGATGAAAATCGATCTGGAGCGGGCGAAGAAATATTCCGAAGAGGCTTTGTCCATTTCGAAGGATATTAATTACGATGAAGGATATGGTCAGTCGCTCATTAATCTGGGAGATGTCCATTATTACAAAGGCGATTATGATTTGAGTGTCGATTATTCCCTGCAGGCGGTTTCGTTTTATGAGAAGAAAAAAGATTATTTGGGAATTGCAGCAGTGGAAAACAATCTTGGTGCAGTGTATTATGCACAGGGGAAAATAAAAGAAGCGCTGATTCACTATTCCCGCTCGGTGGAGCATTATGCTAAAATTAACGACCGTAGCGGAATTGCCCGTGTGCAAAACAACATTGGGAACTTATATTTTTCTACCGACGATCTGGAAAATGCCTTGTTGTATTATGAAAAATCCTTAGCCCTAAAACAAGAAATGAACGATCGCGACGGAATAGCGATGTCGCTCAACAATATTGGAAATGTTTACGGCACCAAAGGTGATTTCGAAAAGTCGCGCGATTATTTTATCCGTTCGATGAAAATCAGCGAGGAGTTAAATGATATTTACGCTGTGGCTATGACCATGAATAATATCGGTTTATTGTATCAAATGGAGGGCGATACCACGGAAGCGTTAATTTATATGCGGCGCTCGTTAAAGAAAGCCGAATCGATTCATGCTCTGGATCTGGAAAAAGATGCCTGGATAAGCATTTCGGAATTGTATCAGGAACATGGAAGATATAAACAGGCACTTGAAAGCTACAAAAAATATATTCAGGTAAAAGATAGTCTGCTCGATGAACAAACCCGAAAAAACATCGACGATTTAAAAGCTAAATACGAGAGTGAAAAACAAGCTCAGGTGATCGAGAATCAAACAGAGGAAATTTCGCGCGAAAAAAAATTCAACAATCTGTTGAGCGTGGTTATTGTATTGGGAATTGTGTTTGCGGTTTATCTTGTTTACAGCAATATTCAACGCAGAAAAGCCAATCAGCTACTCCGCGATCAAAAACATGTGATACAGATTACCAACGACGAATTATCGGAAAAAAATAAAAATATTACCGACAGTATTCTCTATGCTTCGCGCATACAGCAGGCCATGTTACCGCCATCTGCTTACATCAAAACCAACTTCCCCGATTCCTTTGTTTATTTTTCTCCAAAGGATATAGTAAGTGGCGATTTTTACTGGATGGAAAATTCGGGTAAAGAAATTTTATTTGCGGTAGCCGATTGTACAGGGCACGGTGTTCCGGGAGCTTTTATGTCGGTAGCCGGCTCCAATCTACTCACCGAATCGGTAACGCAACATCATCTCACCAATCCCGGATTAATTTTAGATGAGATCAATCGCGGCTTAGCGAAAATGCTGCATCAGGATAGCAATGATGAAATGGTGCGCGACGGAATGGATATTGCCTTGTGTGCATTCGATAAAGAAAAGCATCTGTTGCGTTTTTCCGGCGCATTTAATCCCTTATGGATCATCCGCGGATCAGAAATCATGGAATACCGCGGCGATAAATATCCGGTTGGAGCGTATGTCGATAAATACGAAGTAAAATTCAGCACCACCGAAATCCAATTGTTACCCGGAGATACACTTTATATTTTTTCGGACGGATACAGTGATCAGTTTG encodes:
- a CDS encoding DUF1801 domain-containing protein, which translates into the protein MISKASTPDQYFKDLPEDRRDAMNKLRTLINKNLPKGFEESMSYGMPGWVVPHKLYPKGYHCDPKQALPFLSIASQKNFIAIYHMGIYADEKLLHWFQSEFAKASSKKLDMGKSCIRFKKTEDIPYDLIAELAKKMSPKDWIARYESAFSKG
- a CDS encoding ATP-binding cassette domain-containing protein, whose translation is VIFGRFIKRLSKEAQDKVAESNGVVEETLTAIASVKAYANEVYEIARYKKATNEVKQLSMRGAIWRGAFVSFIIFCMFGSIVFVLWQGVLLTQSGEIAKGDLVSFVMMSVFIGASFGSIPELYAKLQKSIGASERLMDLLEEIPEPVNTNEKTVQKFRLLGEVEFSHVGFHYESRPDVSVLKDVSFKVKPGQQIAIVGPSGAGKSTIASMLLRFYSPVKGDVYFDGKKASEYDLSSLRDQMAIVPQEVILFGGTIRENIAYGKPGASDEEIMRAAEKANAWEFIQKFPEKLDTVVGDRGVQLSGGQRQRIAIARAVLKDPSILILDEATSSLDSESERLVQDALEKLMQGRTSFVIAHRLSTVQRSDQILVVEDGSIRESGKHDELLNMENGLYSKLSRMQGMLS
- a CDS encoding tetratricopeptide repeat protein produces the protein MGYIIRRTGLFFMLLISVASAASTLDSLARELEQHPDADTTRVKILHELSRGWMKIDLERAKKYSEEALSISKDINYDEGYGQSLINLGDVHYYKGDYDLSVDYSLQAVSFYEKKKDYLGIAAVENNLGAVYYAQGKIKEALIHYSRSVEHYAKINDRSGIARVQNNIGNLYFSTDDLENALLYYEKSLALKQEMNDRDGIAMSLNNIGNVYGTKGDFEKSRDYFIRSMKISEELNDIYAVAMTMNNIGLLYQMEGDTTEALIYMRRSLKKAESIHALDLEKDAWISISELYQEHGRYKQALESYKKYIQVKDSLLDEQTRKNIDDLKAKYESEKQAQVIENQTEEISREKKFNNLLSVVIVLGIVFAVYLVYSNIQRRKANQLLRDQKHVIQITNDELSEKNKNITDSILYASRIQQAMLPPSAYIKTNFPDSFVYFSPKDIVSGDFYWMENSGKEILFAVADCTGHGVPGAFMSVAGSNLLTESVTQHHLTNPGLILDEINRGLAKMLHQDSNDEMVRDGMDIALCAFDKEKHLLRFSGAFNPLWIIRGSEIMEYRGDKYPVGAYVDKYEVKFSTTEIQLLPGDTLYIFSDGYSDQFGGEHGKKLKDSNFKKILLSVQHLPMAEQMEFIRTSFQQWKGDLEQIDDVCVMGIRF